A window of the Zeugodacus cucurbitae isolate PBARC_wt_2022May chromosome 2, idZeuCucr1.2, whole genome shotgun sequence genome harbors these coding sequences:
- the LOC128919981 gene encoding uncharacterized protein LOC128919981 codes for MIERKALEKMAEIKQRVVWTSTDECVLIDLWRERADDLRRAKRNLHIYADISVQMAHKFTPKEVHIKIRNLSQRYREEKKKTGPSGGSPSTWKYFDAVHQIIGLTAANNAEIYESLTVDISSSTLLPLPPSVPAASPVTMSPEPLSPVIPSTSSPLLSPLDTSSTSMSTSKKRNYMGELVKVAKQQHELLKVVVEDGRDLKERIINCIEEQNSSTKEFISIFKNLLEKM; via the exons ATGATAGAAAGGAAAGCGTTAGAG aagatGGCAGAAATTAAGCAGCGAGTGGTTTGGACTAGCACTGATGAATGTGTGTTAATTGACTTGTGGCGTGAGCGGGCCGATGATTTAAGACGTGCCAAGcgcaatttgcatatatatgcCGATATATCTGTGCAAATGGCACATAAATTTACTCCGAAGGAAGTccatattaaaattagaaacttATCACAAAGATACAG agaagaaaagaagaaaactgGCCCATCGGGGGGCAGCCCATCGACGTGGAAATATTTTGATGCGGTGCATCAAATCATAGGGCTGACTGCAGCCAATAATGCAGAAATTTATGAATCATTAACTGTG gACATATCGTCATCAACATTGCTGCCGTTACCGCCATCTGTACCTGCAGCATCACCAGTAACAATGTCCCCGGAGCCGTTGTCGCCAGTAATACCATCGACCAGCTCGCCATTGTTGTCGCCACTGGATACCTCGTCCACATCCATGAGCACTTCTAAAAAGAGAAATTATATGGGTGAATTGGTGAAAgtggcaaaacaacaacatgaattGCTTAAGGTAGTGGTGGAagatggaagagatttaaaagaaAGAATCATTAATTgtattgaagaacaaaatagttctacaaaagaatttataagtatttttaaaaatttgttggaaaaaatgtaa